In Tsukamurella tyrosinosolvens, the genomic window TGGCGCCGTTCACCCTCGTGGGAGCCACCACCCGGTCCGGCGCGCTCACCGGCCCGCTGCGCGACCGGTTCGGCTTCACCGCGCACATGGACTTCTACGAGACGGCCGACCTGGTGCAGGTCATCGAGCGCAGCGCGAAGATCCTCGGCATCACCATCGAGCGGGAGGCGGCCGCCGAGATCGGCAGCCGCAGTCGTGGCACGCCCCGCATCGCCAACCGCCTGCTGCGGCGCGTCCGCGACTTCGCCGACGTCCGCGCCGACGGGACCGTCACCGTCGACGTCGCGCGCGGGGCGCTCAAGGTCTACGACGTCGACGAGCTGGGCCTCGACCGCCTCGACCGCGCCGTGCTCGGCGCCCTGATCCGCAGCTTCGGCGGTGGTCCCGTGGGCGTCTCCACGCTGGCCGTGGCCGTCGGCGAGGAACCCGGCACCGTCGAGGAGGTGTGCGAGCCGTTCCTCGTGCGCGCCGGCATGCTCGCCCGCACGCCGCGCGGCCGCGTCGCCACGATGGCGGCCTGGCACCACCTGGGGCTCGAGCCGCCCGCGGGCGCGCTCGCCTCCGGCATCGAGGTCCGCGCGGATGTCGACCCCGACGATCGCCTGTTCTAGTCCTCCGCGTCCTGCGGTCCCGCGCCCGGCGGCGTAGACAGGAGGCGTGGACCCGGTCGGAGAAGGACTGCGCGGCCGCGTGGCGGTCGTCGCGGGGGCGACGCGCGGTGCCGGGCGCGGTATCGCCGCCGGTCTCGCGGAGCAGGGCGCCACGGTCGTGTGCACCGGCCGCAGCAGCCGCGCCGGAGATCCCTCCATCGCGTCCGACTACGCGCGGCCCGAGACCATCGAGGAGACGGCCGAGCTGGTGGACGCCCTCGGCGGCGCGGGTGTCGCCGTGCAGGTCGACCACCTCGACCCGCACCAGGTCGCGCGCCTCGCGGACCGACTTCGCGCGGAGTACGGGCGGATCGACGTGCTGGTCAACGACATCTGGGGCGGCGAGCTGCTCAAGGGGCCGCCCCCGACGTGGAACACTCCGTTGTGGCGGCAGGACCTCGACGCGGGACTGCGCCTGCTCCGTCTCGCCGTCGACACCCATCTCATCACCGCGCACTTCCTCACGCCGTTGC contains:
- a CDS encoding SDR family oxidoreductase is translated as MDPVGEGLRGRVAVVAGATRGAGRGIAAGLAEQGATVVCTGRSSRAGDPSIASDYARPETIEETAELVDALGGAGVAVQVDHLDPHQVARLADRLRAEYGRIDVLVNDIWGGELLKGPPPTWNTPLWRQDLDAGLRLLRLAVDTHLITAHFLTPLLIERPGGLLVEITDGTADFNADTYRISVFYDLAKTSINRLAFSQGHELAEVGATAVAVTPGWLRSEMMLDAYGVTENDWRAAFTERAGHPAAPPGFAYSESPRFVGRGIAALAADPGRARWNRRSVSSAELAAEYGVTDVDGTRPDSWAGRRD
- the ruvB gene encoding Holliday junction branch migration DNA helicase RuvB, with the protein product MGPAALSGDDTESLRPKSLDEFIGQPKVREQLQLVLHGAKLRGGTPDHILLSGPPGLGKTSLAMIIAAELGTALRVTSGPALERAGDLAAMLSNLVEGDVLFIDEIHRMARPAEEMLYLAMEDFRVDVVVGKGPGATSIPLDVAPFTLVGATTRSGALTGPLRDRFGFTAHMDFYETADLVQVIERSAKILGITIEREAAAEIGSRSRGTPRIANRLLRRVRDFADVRADGTVTVDVARGALKVYDVDELGLDRLDRAVLGALIRSFGGGPVGVSTLAVAVGEEPGTVEEVCEPFLVRAGMLARTPRGRVATMAAWHHLGLEPPAGALASGIEVRADVDPDDRLF